The genomic DNA CTACAATACCAAAAATAAAGAATAAAATCAACATTAAATGGCTTGTTTTTTTTAAGCAAAAACCACAGTAATTTAAATCAATAAGATCACTAATTCAATTGAAATTGTTTTTATGTTTAACTCTATTTATAATAGAAGAGATCATTTAATAATTAATACTATTATTTTTAGAACACACTAGTTTTTTCTAAGCCCAGCCTTCTCCTTTTTTTAGATGTTACAATCTTAAGTTCATGATAATTGAGACCAGAATCAACACAAAATATTACTTTAATGGTCTTGGTTTCCAAAGGTAAAACCAAACCGAAAGCGCAATGGATACAATTATACCTACTGTATAAGATAATTTATAATCTAAACTAAACCCTTCCGGAGCTACTAATATATAAGTGGTAACTACTCCTGACATAAAAGCTGATGGTATTAAAATAAACCAATATGTTTTGCCTTGTTGTTTAACATATACTGCGATTGCCCAAAGGACTACTGTTGCCAGCATTTGGTTAGACCAACCAAAATAACGCCATACAATAGCAAAATCTATTTGAGTTATCGCCAATGCAACAACAAAAATTGGAATTGTAATGACAAAGCGCTTTAATAATTTAGATTGGTTAAAGTCAAAAGCATCTGCAATGATTAATCTAGCACTTCTAAAAGCAGTATCTCCAGAAGTAATTGGTGCAGCAACTACACCAAAAATAGCAAGAATACCTCCTATTTTCCCCAAAGTAGTGTTACATATAATATTTACCACCCAAGCAGCATTATGGCCTTCTTCAGCCATTGTCGCTCCAAGTTCTCTAACACCACCAAAAAACGCCATGGCTATTGCTGCCCAAATTAATGCCACAATACCTTCAGTAATCATAGCTCCAAAAAACACTTTTTTTCCTTGAGCTTCATTGGAAATACAACGTGCCATAAGTGGAGATTGTGTAGAATGAAACCCAGAAATAGCACCACAAGCAATGGTTATAAAAAGTAACGGAAATATAGGGTAGGTTTCTGGATTAGCATGCATATTCTGTAAATTTTGAATTGATAATTCAGGAATTGTATAATCCTGAAAAAGTAACGCAAAAAACAAACCTACAGCCATGATTAGTAATGATATACCAAAAAGAGGATACACCTTACCAATCAGCTTATCAATAGGGATCATAGTTGCCAATAAGTAATACACAAATATGATTAAAATAAGAATTGAAGTGCTCATACCTGTAAGCTCATGTAGAATAGTTGCAGGCCCTTTTACGAAAACCACACCAACCAAAATAAGGAGCACAACAGAAAAGATTCGCATGAAATACTTGATGCTTGTACCCAGATATTCTCCAACAATTTCAGGAATACTATCGCCACCGTGCCTGATAGAAAGCATTCCTGAGAAATAATCATGTACTGCACCAGCAAATATTGACCCGAAGACAATCCATAAAAATGAAACAGGTCCCCATAGAGCTCCTGCAATGGCACCAAAAATGGGACCTAATCCGGCTATATTTAAAAACTGAATTAAGAAAATCTTACTTAAAGGAAGTGGTACAAAATCGACACCATCTTCTTTTGATATAGCTGGAGTTGTTCTTTTAGGGTCTGCTCCAAATTTTCGTTCTATATAGTTACCGTAAATAAAATAGCCTAGAATTAAAATGACTATACAGGTTAAGAAACTTATCATAGTATATTTGCGAGATTAAAGTCTACTTTTATATTTTTCATAAAATGCTTGAAGTTGCTTGCTTTGCTCCAGATTAAGTTCTTGATTTTTTAAAAACCAATATGACCGCCTTGCAATTAAAATATTTGTTTCTAATAAAGGAAATACATTTTCAATAACCACTTTTGAATTTGGATTTTTATTTTCCATTAATCCTAATAAAAGTGAGACCTCTTGATAGGAACTGAGTTTGCTTATTTCTGAACTGAAACCATCTAAATATGAACTTGGAATGTCAAAATTCGTTTTCCTTAAAGATTGTATAGCTGCCAATTTCTGTTCTTTTTCGCCTTCAAAAAATAGTCTTTTTGTAGCGTAAAAATATAGTTCTGGAGACGTTATTTTTAAATAATTAAATACCGTTCTTAGTAAAGTGTTGTCTTTTAAGGCCTTTTTTATGATAGTATCAATAACTGGTTTTGTGTACAGACTCCGATTTTGTAATTCTCTCAAGGCAATATGAAAATAGGCGTTATTTTCGTGTAAAATATAGTCTTGAAGTTGTTGATCTGAAGCTGATAACCCGGTTTGGTTTTTAATTATAGAAATCACATTTCCATTTGCCCAATGCCATAATGTAAAACAAGTTAAAGCCGCTCCTGGTACGGTGTCTTTTTCGTCAAGTTCTAATGCTGTTGCTCCAGAAACGGCATCTACATCTTCGTTACCATGCTCGTCAGGAACGGTTAATATCTCATCAATATAAACGTCTTTAAAAGGAGAATCATCATTTGCTAATATACTTTGAAGTTTTATGTAATCTTTGGATTCAAACAAATCAGCTTCATATTTTTCTAGGGTTTCTCCTTCTGCTAATTCATATTTTTTATATACACCAATGGCATTCCAATAGAGTTTTACAGGTATAATTTTACAAACTTCCTCCAAACAAATTACAGAATACACATTCATGGTATATTCAATAGGTAGTCCTTCTTCATTTTGAATTTCTTCAAGAATTGTTTTTACAGGCTCTTTTTCACCTGGATGTTTGACAGTTACTTCGTGAGATACTATTTTGTATGTGTTTTGTTCCAGTTTTGGACTGTTGAACAACACAATGGGAATTAGTATCCACAATACTATTTTAAGCAAGTTTATCATATTTTAAGTGCAAGGTATAGCCTTAAATTTTATGCCAATTAAATGTTTTTTAGTTCTCCTCAACTCTAAGCATAACAGCGCACTTCAAAAAGCTTAACATCTTTTGCCCCATAAGTTTCAGTCATTTTAATTCTTACAGCAGTTGTTTCTATAGTATCGAAATTAAACTTAATTAGTCGTGTTTTATTATTTTCTATGGTTCCAAGTTTTGTCCATTGTCCATTTACTCGCCCTTCTAAAGTTAGCGCCTTTAGCATTTCTTTTGGTACATGATTTCCATATAAATCGTTATTCCTACTATCCTTACGCATCATAATGTTGCGTTTTACGTTAGTATCACATTTCAATTCTACTTTAGATAAAGAAATTGGAGATTCCCATTCTAATTGAACTTCAGCTGATAACCCGTCAGATTTCCAATGATTTATTTTGCCATCAATATCTCTAGATATACCATTAGTTAAATTTTTAGCATCTCCTGATGATGTTGTAGACCCAAAAATTAAGCTGGCTTTTTTTGCTAAATCATTTGAGTCATTCGCTGGTCGCTTCGGGATGAAAACATCATCTCGTAATAATTGCTCTTGCAGTTCATTGATATATGTTTTACCAACTTCTCTTGGTAGCACATTTCTTTTGTTACAGATCGTTGCAGCAGTTCCAACTGCTTGTCCTTGTAAAGCACAAGTTGCCATAATTCTACTAGAAGATAAGGCAATATGTGTTTGACTCACGTTTCGTCCTGCAAACATTAAGTTAGAAACATTTTTAGAGTATAGACTTCTAAAAGGGAATTGATACACTTCCTTAAAGTGATAATGGAAATAACTAGGTGGCTCCGAAATATTTTCAATACCTCCTGGATTGTGCTCATCTAGAGACCAACCTCCAAAAGCTACGGCATCTTCAAAATGCTTATGTTCGGTCATATCACGTTCAGAGAGAATATAATCGCCTATAAAACGACGAGATTCTCTTCGTCCTGGTAAAGAACCTACCCAATCCAAAGCTAAATTCTCTGCTTCTGGAAAATTTCCAGAGTTTTTAATATAATCCCAAACACCATGTAAATACCCCATTAATTTATGTCTGTTTTTTTCAGCATCAGCAATAATATCGTCGTCACTACCTACTTCTATCCACCAGATTCCTTCGTGGAATCCTGCAAATTTTCTTCTTTTATGACCACCTTCATGTGTGTATTTAATGGCAAAAGACGGTGGACTGTATTTCATTGGTTTTCCCATATCTGTTGAAGACATTAAAAGGGTAGCCCCCATTTGCCATCCATCTGGTTCATCAGGTGCGTAAGTTTCGTTAAACTCGGCTTTTCCTTCACGTCCCGTTCTATATTCTGCACCAGACGTAGCGGCTAATAAACCATCGCCTGAACAATCAATAAATATAGGGGCGTTGATAGTATATAACATTTCAGTAGTGGCTTGCCAACATAAAGCAGATTTTATTTTATCACCATCCATCACAGCTTCTATGGCTTGTGTGTTTAGCATTAACTCTAAGTTAGGTTCTCGTACCACAAAATCATACATCACATGATCAAAAACAGGGAATGATTCCTGTTCGTTTTCAAAACGATTAAGAAGTAACAGTTCTTCAATAATACCTGTTTCGCGCTCAGCTTTTCCTTTAATATTATTTACTCCATTTAAATGAACGCGCATTTCACTAGATGCATTTCCACCTAAAACAGGTCGGTCTTGAACTAATACTGTTTTAGAACCATTACGCGCAGCAGCGACAGCAGCACAAATACCAGCGGCTCCACCACCAATAACAGCAACATCATAACTGACGGTTTGTTTTCTATTTGGGGTTCCGGATTTCCCGGTTCCTAAATGGTACCATTTATCTTCAACCTTATCATAAGCCATATCTTTTGAACCAGCGCATGATGCTGTAACCATTGGAATAACTCCTGCAGCAACAGCCGCTTTGGTCCCTTTTTTAAAAAATTCTCTTCTTTTCATGTATTAATATGAGTTTAGTTGTGACTTTATATTTTTGGGGTATTGCCTTTCCATCCTTTATTAAACTGAACCATAAGTTCTGCAACTAATTTCGGATGTATATCTGCTATATTTTTAGTTTCAAATGGGTCTGTTTTGTGGTCATATAACTCAATGAAAACAGGATCTTTTTCAGGATCGGTTCTGTCTTTCCAAACTATAAAACGATAGTCTTCTGTTCTCATCGCATAGCCCATTAAATTATTTTCAAATAAATTTCTATCCCATTTTTCACCTTGTTGTTCGATTATACGTTCTTCAACTTCTTCAAGGAGCGGTCCAAAATAGGTCTCGCGCATTGCCGGTCTAATAGGAAAAGCACCCCATTCTCTTAAGGCAGGGGACGGAAATTGACTAAACGCTGCAGATTTCCAATCAGCATTAGGGTTTTCGATCAACTTCTTAAAGCTTGTACCTTCAACATGAGCAGGGATTTCCAAACCAGTTAAATCTGCTAAAGTAGGGTACATATCTATTAATTCTACCAAGGCATTGGTAGTTTTACCCTGACTTCCTTCTGGCATATCAGGTGTCCAAATCATCATGGGTACGCGCGTCGCTATTTCATAATTAGTGGCTTTACCCCAAATACCCATATCTCCTAAATGCCATCCATGGTCACTCCAAACTATTATAATTGTATTATCCCTAACTCCTGCTTCTTCGAGTGCAGCAATCATTTTTCCTATTTGTGCATCTACATAACTCACGCATGCTAAATAAGCATGCTTTAAAGTAGTAGCTAGTTCTTCATCAATTTGTCCTTTTTTAGGAATACCACTTCGAACTCGTAATTCAAATGATGGATGCAACCCCATAGTAGCTCCATTTTCTGGACTTTCGGTTTGCGTTGATAGTTTTATTTTTCCCCTGTCGTATAAATCCCAGTATTTTTTAGGAGCTACCCAATTAAGGTGTGGTTTATTAAATCCTAATCCCAGGAAGAAAGGTTTCTCTCCTTTAGCAAGCATTTCTTTCATAGTAGCAATGGCCAATTCAGTATGATAACCATCTCTATAGGTATTGTCAGGTACATCTGCACTTTCATAAGCTTGTCCCATGGCAAGACCATACTTGGCAACCTTTCCATATTTTTTTACCATTGCTTTTTTTGTTTCTGCGCGTTCCTTCATATTCTCCTCTAGCGCAAAACCAACAGGTTTTTTAATACCCTTTGATGTCATACTATCTTTTGCGGGTTCTCTACTCCACGATTTTTCATCATCCAAATCGCCATGATGAAATATTTTCCCTGCATAAACTGTTTCGTAACCATTATTCTTAAAATACTGAGGGAGTGTGACTACATCAGGGTTTACTTCTCTAAATTTTATGTAATTATGAAAAACACCACTGGTTTCTGGTCTAATTCCTGTTAACAAACTTGCTCTTGAGGGACCACAAATTGCTTGTTGACAATACGCATTTTCAAACAATAACCCTTGAGTTGCGAGTTTATCTAAATTAGGGCTAACTGCAACATCAGAACCATAACAACCTAATTCTGGTCTTAAATCATCAATACCCATAAATAGTATGTTGGGTTGCTTTGGCTTTTTCGATTCTTTTGAACAACCTTGAATTGTTAGACAAAAAAACAAAAAGACGGCTAGCTTAAAATAATTCATATGCTTGTTATTTG from Flavivirga abyssicola includes the following:
- a CDS encoding carbon starvation CstA family protein, which gives rise to MISFLTCIVILILGYFIYGNYIERKFGADPKRTTPAISKEDGVDFVPLPLSKIFLIQFLNIAGLGPIFGAIAGALWGPVSFLWIVFGSIFAGAVHDYFSGMLSIRHGGDSIPEIVGEYLGTSIKYFMRIFSVVLLILVGVVFVKGPATILHELTGMSTSILILIIFVYYLLATMIPIDKLIGKVYPLFGISLLIMAVGLFFALLFQDYTIPELSIQNLQNMHANPETYPIFPLLFITIACGAISGFHSTQSPLMARCISNEAQGKKVFFGAMITEGIVALIWAAIAMAFFGGVRELGATMAEEGHNAAWVVNIICNTTLGKIGGILAIFGVVAAPITSGDTAFRSARLIIADAFDFNQSKLLKRFVITIPIFVVALAITQIDFAIVWRYFGWSNQMLATVVLWAIAVYVKQQGKTYWFILIPSAFMSGVVTTYILVAPEGFSLDYKLSYTVGIIVSIALSVWFYLWKPRPLK
- a CDS encoding sulfatase, giving the protein MNYFKLAVFLFFCLTIQGCSKESKKPKQPNILFMGIDDLRPELGCYGSDVAVSPNLDKLATQGLLFENAYCQQAICGPSRASLLTGIRPETSGVFHNYIKFREVNPDVVTLPQYFKNNGYETVYAGKIFHHGDLDDEKSWSREPAKDSMTSKGIKKPVGFALEENMKERAETKKAMVKKYGKVAKYGLAMGQAYESADVPDNTYRDGYHTELAIATMKEMLAKGEKPFFLGLGFNKPHLNWVAPKKYWDLYDRGKIKLSTQTESPENGATMGLHPSFELRVRSGIPKKGQIDEELATTLKHAYLACVSYVDAQIGKMIAALEEAGVRDNTIIIVWSDHGWHLGDMGIWGKATNYEIATRVPMMIWTPDMPEGSQGKTTNALVELIDMYPTLADLTGLEIPAHVEGTSFKKLIENPNADWKSAAFSQFPSPALREWGAFPIRPAMRETYFGPLLEEVEERIIEQQGEKWDRNLFENNLMGYAMRTEDYRFIVWKDRTDPEKDPVFIELYDHKTDPFETKNIADIHPKLVAELMVQFNKGWKGNTPKI
- a CDS encoding FAD-dependent oxidoreductase, whose translation is MKRREFFKKGTKAAVAAGVIPMVTASCAGSKDMAYDKVEDKWYHLGTGKSGTPNRKQTVSYDVAVIGGGAAGICAAVAAARNGSKTVLVQDRPVLGGNASSEMRVHLNGVNNIKGKAERETGIIEELLLLNRFENEQESFPVFDHVMYDFVVREPNLELMLNTQAIEAVMDGDKIKSALCWQATTEMLYTINAPIFIDCSGDGLLAATSGAEYRTGREGKAEFNETYAPDEPDGWQMGATLLMSSTDMGKPMKYSPPSFAIKYTHEGGHKRRKFAGFHEGIWWIEVGSDDDIIADAEKNRHKLMGYLHGVWDYIKNSGNFPEAENLALDWVGSLPGRRESRRFIGDYILSERDMTEHKHFEDAVAFGGWSLDEHNPGGIENISEPPSYFHYHFKEVYQFPFRSLYSKNVSNLMFAGRNVSQTHIALSSSRIMATCALQGQAVGTAATICNKRNVLPREVGKTYINELQEQLLRDDVFIPKRPANDSNDLAKKASLIFGSTTSSGDAKNLTNGISRDIDGKINHWKSDGLSAEVQLEWESPISLSKVELKCDTNVKRNIMMRKDSRNNDLYGNHVPKEMLKALTLEGRVNGQWTKLGTIENNKTRLIKFNFDTIETTAVRIKMTETYGAKDVKLFEVRCYA